The sequence GTCGCGCAGGCCACGGACGAGGAGGCTTGCGCCGTGCTCGCGGGCAGCATCGACCACCAGATTATCGAACGAGACGACGGCGATGTCCCCCGCTCTTTCCGGCAGCAATTCGCTTAGCGACTGTCGGATCAGGTCCGCCCGCTCATCGAAGGAAAAAAGCGGTGTCTTTCCCGGATGGACGCCGATTGCCACGATTACCTTGGCCGCGACGTTTAGTGCCTGCACGAGCACGTCGAGATGCCCGTTCGTCATCGGATCGAAGGAACCGGGATAGAAAGCGGTGGTCATCGTGCCTGTTTCCGTTTGGTGAAGCCTTTTGTCACGGACAGGCGCGAACCGCAAGGGTTGCACGATCCGGCGCTCGCCTGTTCCCATGGAAACAGCGTCACGGAAAAAATGAATGCTACATGAATGCAGCGTTCAAGATGGTTTCACACCGGAAGTTGTAATGTCGCACAAGCAATGAGTGGAACTTTTTCGAGTACATGCCGTTTTAAGAGCTGAAAGGATCACGGTCATGGAACTTGTTCTGTTTTCGATGACGATGTTTCTCGCAATGCTCTTTGCGACGATCCATGCGCTTCGGGCGGAGGCCCGTGACAGTTCGACGACTCTGTCGGCAGTGAGCGACAGGCTGAGGAGAAAATGATGGCGACCACGATGATGATGTCAGCGGCGCTCGCCGTCGTTTTCTTGCTCGATTATTCCAGGGTCATGCTTGCTCTGCAGCCTTATGGGCTACCGGCCAGAGTCGCGGCGCCTGATATGTGAATGCCTCCAGAACTTCTTGCGAGAAGTTCACAACAGCGGCCCCATTTCTTCCCCTGATGCGGCCGCATTTATAAGCCGGACGGCGTCCCCTGCCCGTCCGGCTTTTTCTTGTTTATTCGAAATTGTCGCAACCGACGCGCCTAAGCGGTTTCCGATTTAAGGAGTTGTGCGTTTGGCATTGCATGCATAGAGCGAAGCAGGCGGAAGAAGCGCCAGTTGAGCAGCAATGCGGCTGCCGCCAAACCGAGCACAAAGCCGAACCAGACGCCGATGCCGCCGAAGTTCAGCGGGAAAGCGAAGGTCCAGGCACAGAAGAAGCCGATTGGCCAGTACGAGATCATTGCCAGGATCATCGGTATCTTGGTGTCCTTGAGGCCCCGCAGCATCCCTGCGGCAATTGCCTGCAGACCGTCAACAAGCTGGAAGGCGCCGGCGATGACGATCAGCGGACCGGCGAAGGCAAGAACCTCCGCGGCATCGGGCCTGCTCGTGTCGAGATAAAGCGCAGCAAGATGACGGGGAAATAGCGCGAAGATCGTGCTGCCGACGGCCGCGAAGCCGCAGCCGAGGACGAGAACGGCGATCGCGGCCCGCCGGACGCCGAGCATATCGCCTCTGCCATAGGCAAAACCGACACGCACCGTTCCGGCTTGAGCCAGACCGAGCGGAATCATGAAGGCGATGGAAGCAAACTGAAGCGCGATGCCGTGCGCCGCCAATTCGATTGTGCCGATCGTTCCCATGAGCAGTGATGCGACAGTGAACAAGCTAACTTCTGCGAGGATCGTCAACGAGATCGGAATGCCGAGATGGATAACCTCGCGGAAGGCCGGCCAGTCCGGACGCCAGAAGCGCGCAAACAGCTCATACTGGTTGAGCTCCGGGCGGCCGCGGATGTAGGCGATCGTCAGGATGGCGCCGAGGAGCGCCACGCCGAGTGCTGCGATGGCGGCGCCGAATATACCCAGCGCCGGAAAACCGAAATGGCCGTAAATCAGCAGGTAACACAGCACTGCGTTCAGGACGAGCGTGGCCAATGTCACGTAAAGAATCACCCCTGCCCGCTCAAGGCCACTCAGAAACGCCCTCAAGACCATGAAAATGAGGCTCGGAAAAATCGCCCACTGCGCTATGCGCAGATATTCTCCGGCGAGTGCTGCGACTTCCGGCTTCTGGCCGGCGAAAAGCAGGATCGGTTCGGCCATCCAGAGGATTGGTGCGGTCAGCACGCCATAAAGCAGAACCACCCACATGCCCATGCGCACCGAGCGCCGGACGGAGATCCTGTCCCCACGGCCCTGCGCTTGCGCGGCCATCGGCACGACCGCATTGGCAAAGCCGCTGCCAAAAATGAAGATCATGAAGAAGGTCTGCGTCGCAAGGATGATCGCTGCGAGCTGCGTCGCTCCCAACTTGCCGACCATCAGCACATCGGTCGTGTTGATCGCCAACTGCGCGAGTTGAGCGCCGATGAAGGGAACGCCAAGATAGAAGCTTGCGCGATAGTGATTGCCCCACGAATTGTCGGTTTGCGGAAGCACCTGGTCTTTATTCGCGGTTAGCATAGGAAATCCTGGCTCTTGCGGCGGGCAGAAAATCACATCGAAGAAGACCTGTGCGAATTAAAGCACCACCACGGCGAGCGCCAGCGACAAAGGACACTCTGCTCAATTTTTCATCGGACGATCAAAAATATTGATCAATCCGAAGGCGCTCGTTTCGCGAGAAAACCGGACCGCGTCTATGCCTCGGTCGGTTCCGGCGCGGCATTCCGAAACGTGCCATTGGGAATTGACCGCACTTTCGAGACGAAAACCGCAAGAGCCGCGACGATCAGGCAACCAGCCAACGCGTAAGGCGCTCCGGAGAACGGATAGCCTGCGGCCGGGCTCGTGAAATATCCGAAGACTTGCGTGAAGACGAGCGGTCCGAGGATCGTCGTTATGCTCGAAATGCTGGTCAGCGCTCCCTGCAATTCGCCCTGTGCCGATGGCGGAACGTGGGCGGATGCGATGCTGCGCAGAGGAGGATCGGCGAGGCTTTCGAGCGCTGTCGCGACGATCACCACATAGATCATCCAGCCTTCCCAAGCGGCTGCGTAACCCGCCATGCCGAGTGCAGTGAAGGCGAGACCGAGCGTAGCCGTCCGCCTTTCCCCGAAGCTTGACACGACACGCGGCAGCACAACCGCCATCACCAACGCGCCACCGACGCCGAAGATGCCGAGCGACAGGCCGATCTGCCCTTCGCTCCACCCATAGCGGTAGGACGAAACGAACGACCACACCGCCGGATAGACGGCATGGGCGAGCCAATAAAGGAAGAAGACCAGGCCTATCCAGCCGATTCCAGGATAGTTGCGCATCTGTTTGAGCGCTCCGAGCGGATTGGCCCGACGCCATTCAAAGCGCCGCCTGTTTGCCCTCTCAAGCGTTTCGGGCAGCAGAAACAGTCCGATGACGAAATTGAGGAAGGACAAGGCGGCGGCACCGTAGAATGGTACGCGAGGCCCCAACTCGCCGAGGAAGCCGCCGATGACCGGGCCGAGAGCGAAGCCGGTGCCGAACGCAATACCGATCAGCCCGAAATTCTTGGCGCGATTTCCGTCGTCGCTGACGTCGGCGATATAGGCGGATGCGGTTCCGAAGCTCGCGCCGCTGATGCCCGCGAGAATGCGTCCGATGAACAGCATCCAATAGCTGGTGGCAAGCGCACAGATCAGATTGTCGATCGCGAAGGTGAGTACGGAAGCAAGCAGGATCGGCCGCCGTCCGAACCTATCGCTCAAATTGCCAATCAGCGGCGCAAAGAGAAACTGCATCGCCGAGTAGGCGAGCAGCAGCCAGCCGCCGTCGATCGCCGCTTCGCTGACGTTCGCACCGGTCAGTTCCTCGAGGTAGGTCGGCAGCACTGGCACGATGATGGCGATGCCCATGATGTCGAGAAAAAGAATGAGAAAGACGAGGAACAGGCCGCGTCGTACGAATTTCCTGTCGAGCATCAAGCCCCTCTCCGCTATCCGCCGGAGCGGAGACAGAACGTGAACGACGTCACCAAATAAGGTGTATCGCATCGCCGGAACCGAAACAATGCGTGAACATTTCAAAGTTTATGATCGAAGGCATCGCTTCCGCTGATCGTTTCGGTGCAAGCGCCTCTTACCGTTCCGCGCGGCGCTGTTCCGATTTCAGGAAATCGACGAAGGCCCGCAGCGGAGCGGGCATGTGCCGCCGGCTGGCGTAATACAGAAACGGCCCGGGAAAGCTCGTCACCCAGGCGTCGAGTATCGGCACGAGCCGCCCTGCTTTGATTTCCGGCATCAGAAATTCCTCGAATGTCCGGATCACCCCTAGCCCGTCGACCGCTGCGCCAATCTCGAGGTCTATTGTATTGGCGACGACGGCCGCCGGCGGCGCTATGGTGAGCGCCTCCTCGCCCTCCCCGAATTCCCAAGCCAATGCTATCCCGTTCAGGAAACGGTGACGGATGGTGGCGTGTTCCAGAAGATCGCGCGGATGTTGCGGTATGCCGCGCTTCACAAGATAGTTCGGCGCAGCCGCGGTGATGTAACGCTGCACCCGCGGCCCGATTGGAATCGCGATCATGTCGCGCTCTACCCGTTCCTCATAACGCACGCCGGCATCGAAGCCCGCAGCGAGCACGTCAATAAGGCCATCTTCGGCGGTAACCTCCAACACGATGGCCGGATTGGCATTCAGAAAACGACCGACGAGCGGCGGCAGGATTTCGCGGGCGACGACGGTAGGCACGTTCAGCCGCAGCGTGCCTGCGGGACTGTCGCGGAGGCTGCCCACCTGATCGAGAGCCCCCGCGATCTCGCCCAACGCCGGCGACAGCCGCTCGAACAGGCGCGTGCCTGCTTCTGTTAGCGTAACGCTGCGGGTCGTGCGGTTGAGCAGCCTTACGCCAAGCTTGGTCTCCAGTCGTCGCAAAGCTTCGCTGAGAGCCGAGGCCGAAACACCGCGTTTGCGCGCGGCGGTCCGAAAACTGCGTTCGCGCGCGACGGCTGCAAAAGCATCGAGATCTGCGAGAGGGAGCTCATTCATTGTGCAAAAATCAGGACAGCTCGTTTGGCTAATGCACAATTATCGCACAGTAACATCTGAAGTAAATATCGCGGCGAAGGAAAACGGCCGAGCGACGGCCATCATCGATGGAGAAGTGAGATGCACAAGGTTTCTCTTGGAAAATCCGGCCCGCTGATCTCTGCACTCGGACTTGGCTGCATGGGCATGTCGGGCATGTACGGTCCTTCCGACCGCAGAGAGAGCATAGCCACCATCCATGCCGCTCTCGATGCGGGTATTACCTTGCTCGACACCGGCGATTTTTATGGGATGGGCCATAACGAGATGCTGATCGGCGAGGCGCTTAAGGGTCGCGATCGCGATCAAATACAGCTGAGCGTCAAGTTCGGCGCTTTGCGCGATCCAGCCGGCGGCTGGTCCGGTTACGATGCCCGGCCGAAGGTGGTGCGCAACTTTCTCGCCTGTACGCTGCAGCGTCTTGGCGTCGACTACATCGACATCTACCGGCCCTCTCGCCTCGACCCGGATGTGCCGATCGAAGAAACGGTCGGCGCAATAGCCGATATGGTCAAGGCCGGTTATGTGCGTCATATCGGTCTTTCAGAGGTTGGTCCCGAGACGATCAGGCGCGCGGCAGCCGTCCATCCGATTTGCGATCTGCAGATCGAGTATTCGCTGGTTTCGCGTGGAATAGAGGACGAGATCCTGCCGACGTGCCGTGACCTCGGGATCGGCATCACCGCCTATGGCGTTCTCTCGCGCGGCCTGATCAGCGGGCACTGGCGCAAGGATGCGGTCGGTGCCGGTGACTTCCGCGCCTTGAGCCCGCGCTTCCAGGAAGGCAACGTCGATCGTAACCTTGCCCTGGTAGAGGCGCTGGGACGCGTTGCCGCAGCAAAAGGCGTAAGTGTCGCCCAGATCGCTATCGCCTGGGTTGCGGCTCAAGGGGCCGACATTGTGCCGCTTGTGGGCGCCCGCCGGCGGGGCCGGCTTTCCGAGGCGCTCGGCTCGCAGGCGGTTCACCTCGATGCGGATGATCTGGCGGCGATCGAACACGCCGTCCCGAAGGGGGCGGCCGCCGGCGCGCGCTATCCGGAAGCGCAACTCGTGCACATGGACAGCGAACGTCACGGTTGACCGAGCAATCTGGACCGGGGTTCGGCTCCGGTCCAGACGAAGCAATCAGACCGAGCCGGAGAAGGTGTCGCAGTCTGACATCTTGCCGCTGTTGAAGCCGCGCTGGAACCACTTCATCCGCTGCTCGGACGTGCCATGATTGAAGCTTTCCGGAACGACATAGCCTTGCATACGCTTCTGCAGCGTGTCGTCGCCGATCTGGGTGGCGGCATTCAGCGCCTCCTCGAGATCGCCGCGCTCAAGCAGACCTTTCTGTTCGGTATACTTGCCCCAGATACCGGCGAAGCAATCGGCCTGCAGCTCGACGCGGATCGACATCTGGTTCGCCTCGGCCTCGTTCATGCGCTGGCGCATCTGGTTGAATTTCGGCAGGACGCCGATCAGGTTCTGTACATGGTGACCGACCTCATGCGCCAGCACATAGGCTTGCGCAAAGTCGCCGGCGGCATCGAATTTTTGGGCGAGCTCGTCGAAGAAGCTCATGTCGAGATACACCTTGCGGTCGCCGGGGCAATAGAACGGACCGGAGGCGGCCGAAGCGAAGCCGCAGGCTGAGCGAACCGAGTCACTGAACAGCACCAGTTTCGGTTCCTCATATTGTTCGCCGCTTGCCTGAAATATGCCGTTCCAGGTATCTTCTGTCTCCGCCAGCACCGTCGCCATGAAGGCCTTCATCTCCTCCTCCTCGGCCGTGCCGCGCGGGACCTGCGAACCGTCAGTCTGCTCGAAGCCCGGCGTGTTCACCGGACCGCCGCCTTCGAGGATCTGCAGCATGTCGATGCCCATTGCTCTCAAGACGAAATAGAGAATGACGAGAAAGACGATCGTCCCGAAGCTCATGCCGCCGCCGGCGCGGCGCATGCCTCCCCCGCCGGTCGGGATGCGAAACCCTCCGCCGCGGCCGAAAGGGCCACCCCCGGGGCTCGCCCCGCGCTGATCCTCGACGTTTCCGGATTGCCGGCGGCCCTTCCATTCCATGATCTGTCCTCCCGGCTCGCAAGGTTAATGAATTGAATGATGTATATGCCCTAGCGACAATCGTTGTAAACGCAACCGCGGCCGCACGGTTTCATCGCGCCGTTCTTTTCTCCGGGGCCTTGGATCAGGGACATCGGCAGCATGGAGCGGATTGACCTCCCATCCCTTTCCGGGTCCTATGGCACGGGTGGAGGAGTGAACATAGATGAAAGCGGTGCGTCTGGAATCGATAGGCAAGATCTTCCTTCGGCAGATCGAGGTACCTGAGCCGGGGCCGGACGATCTGCTCGTGAAGGTGGAAGCCTGCGGCGTCTGTGGGACTGACCGTCACCTGCTCCATGGCGAATTTCCTTCCAGCCCGCCGGTCACTCTCGGGCACGAATTCTGCGGGATCGTCGTAGAGGCCGGCAGCGCCGTCCGGGGCATCGCTCCAGGGGCGAGGGTCACTGGCGACCCGAATATTTCCTGTGGCCGCTGCGCCCAGTGCCGGGCGGGCCGGGTCAATCTCTGCCGCAACCTCCGCGCCATCGGCATTCACCGCGACGGCGGTTTCGCCGAGTACGTTATCGTTCCTCAGAAACAGGCCTTCGAAATTCCGCTCAGCCTCGATCCGGTGCACGGTGCCTTTTGCGAACCTCTCGCCTGCTGCCTTCACGGCATCGACATGGCAGGGATTCGTGCGGGGTCCACAGTGGTGATCCTCGGCGGCGGTGTGATCGGTCTGCTGACGGTGCAACTAGCAAGACTGGCGGGGGCGACGACGGTAGTCCTTTCCACCCGGCAGGCATCGAAGCGCCGCCTGGCCGAAGAGGTCGGCGCCACTGCGACGATCGATCCGGCGGCCACCGACATCATCGAGGCGATTGCCGGCCCCTCCGGCCTCGTTCCCGGCGGCGCGGATGTGGTGATCGAATGCGCCGGCGTGGCGGAAACCGTGAGGCAGTCGACGCGACTCGCCAAGGCGGGCGGCACTGTCGTCGTCCTTGGCGTGCTGCCGCAGGATGAGAAGGTCGAGATCGAGCCCTTCGACCTTCTCTTCCGCGAACTGCGCGTGCTCGGGTCCTTCATCAATCCCTTCACCCATCGCCGCGCTGCCGATCTGGTCGCCTCCGGCGCAATTGAGATCGACAAGCTGATTTCACGGCGCGTATCGCTCGACGAGGCGCCGGGCATTATCGCAAATCCGCCTGCCGCCGGAGAGGTAAAGGTATTGGTGATCCCATCCATCGAATAGATCAGGCAGGGACCATCGAAGAGAACTACCGATTTTCCCCCGAAGCAGCCATTTTGTCCCCGCGCGCAAATATGTCGACCTTTCTTGTCGATTCCGGAACTTTCGGGGTTTCGCTTGCAGAAACATTTGCCTATAAGCCGCTTCTAGCCTGAAAAGACTATCAATGCGCGCCCCGGCCGGTGACCTCCCACCCTGGCCGGTTTTTCGCGCAGCTAGAAACGGATGAGAGCCCATGCCGAAGCGCCAAGACATCAAATCGATCCTCATCATCGGCGCGGGGCCGATCGTCATTGGTCAGGCATGCGAATTCGACTATTCCGGCACCCAGGCCTGCAAGGCGCTGAAGGAAGAAGGCTACCGGGTCATCCTGGTGAATTCCAACCCGGCGACGATCATGACCGATCCGGGACTGGCGGACGCGACCTATGTCGAGCCGATCACACCCGAAGTGGTTGCGAAGATCATTGCTAAGGAACGGCCGGACGCGCTGCTGCCGACGATGGGCGGCCAGACGGCGCTGAACACCGCCCTCTCGCTTCGCCGCATGGGCGTGCTCGACCGCTACAATGTCGAGATGATCGGCGCCAAGCCGGAGGCAATCGACAAGGCGGAGGACCGTGCGCTATTCCGCGAGGCGATGGCGAAGATCGGCCTCGAGACGCCGAAGTCGCGGCTCGCCAACGCCACCGATATCAAGGATCACGATCGCAAGGTG is a genomic window of Sinorhizobium numidicum containing:
- the coaD gene encoding pantetheine-phosphate adenylyltransferase → MTTAFYPGSFDPMTNGHLDVLVQALNVAAKVIVAIGVHPGKTPLFSFDERADLIRQSLSELLPERAGDIAVVSFDNLVVDAAREHGASLLVRGLRDGTDLDYEMQMAGMNRQMAPDIQTLFLPAGTASRPITATLVRQIAAMGGDVSAFVPSAVYQALQAKRKA
- a CDS encoding MATE family efflux transporter, whose product is MLTANKDQVLPQTDNSWGNHYRASFYLGVPFIGAQLAQLAINTTDVLMVGKLGATQLAAIILATQTFFMIFIFGSGFANAVVPMAAQAQGRGDRISVRRSVRMGMWVVLLYGVLTAPILWMAEPILLFAGQKPEVAALAGEYLRIAQWAIFPSLIFMVLRAFLSGLERAGVILYVTLATLVLNAVLCYLLIYGHFGFPALGIFGAAIAALGVALLGAILTIAYIRGRPELNQYELFARFWRPDWPAFREVIHLGIPISLTILAEVSLFTVASLLMGTIGTIELAAHGIALQFASIAFMIPLGLAQAGTVRVGFAYGRGDMLGVRRAAIAVLVLGCGFAAVGSTIFALFPRHLAALYLDTSRPDAAEVLAFAGPLIVIAGAFQLVDGLQAIAAGMLRGLKDTKIPMILAMISYWPIGFFCAWTFAFPLNFGGIGVWFGFVLGLAAAALLLNWRFFRLLRSMHAMPNAQLLKSETA
- a CDS encoding TCR/Tet family MFS transporter; amino-acid sequence: MLDRKFVRRGLFLVFLILFLDIMGIAIIVPVLPTYLEELTGANVSEAAIDGGWLLLAYSAMQFLFAPLIGNLSDRFGRRPILLASVLTFAIDNLICALATSYWMLFIGRILAGISGASFGTASAYIADVSDDGNRAKNFGLIGIAFGTGFALGPVIGGFLGELGPRVPFYGAAALSFLNFVIGLFLLPETLERANRRRFEWRRANPLGALKQMRNYPGIGWIGLVFFLYWLAHAVYPAVWSFVSSYRYGWSEGQIGLSLGIFGVGGALVMAVVLPRVVSSFGERRTATLGLAFTALGMAGYAAAWEGWMIYVVIVATALESLADPPLRSIASAHVPPSAQGELQGALTSISSITTILGPLVFTQVFGYFTSPAAGYPFSGAPYALAGCLIVAALAVFVSKVRSIPNGTFRNAAPEPTEA
- a CDS encoding LysR family transcriptional regulator; amino-acid sequence: MNELPLADLDAFAAVARERSFRTAARKRGVSASALSEALRRLETKLGVRLLNRTTRSVTLTEAGTRLFERLSPALGEIAGALDQVGSLRDSPAGTLRLNVPTVVAREILPPLVGRFLNANPAIVLEVTAEDGLIDVLAAGFDAGVRYEERVERDMIAIPIGPRVQRYITAAAPNYLVKRGIPQHPRDLLEHATIRHRFLNGIALAWEFGEGEEALTIAPPAAVVANTIDLEIGAAVDGLGVIRTFEEFLMPEIKAGRLVPILDAWVTSFPGPFLYYASRRHMPAPLRAFVDFLKSEQRRAER
- a CDS encoding aldo/keto reductase yields the protein MHKVSLGKSGPLISALGLGCMGMSGMYGPSDRRESIATIHAALDAGITLLDTGDFYGMGHNEMLIGEALKGRDRDQIQLSVKFGALRDPAGGWSGYDARPKVVRNFLACTLQRLGVDYIDIYRPSRLDPDVPIEETVGAIADMVKAGYVRHIGLSEVGPETIRRAAAVHPICDLQIEYSLVSRGIEDEILPTCRDLGIGITAYGVLSRGLISGHWRKDAVGAGDFRALSPRFQEGNVDRNLALVEALGRVAAAKGVSVAQIAIAWVAAQGADIVPLVGARRRGRLSEALGSQAVHLDADDLAAIEHAVPKGAAAGARYPEAQLVHMDSERHG
- the ypfJ gene encoding KPN_02809 family neutral zinc metallopeptidase encodes the protein MEWKGRRQSGNVEDQRGASPGGGPFGRGGGFRIPTGGGGMRRAGGGMSFGTIVFLVILYFVLRAMGIDMLQILEGGGPVNTPGFEQTDGSQVPRGTAEEEEMKAFMATVLAETEDTWNGIFQASGEQYEEPKLVLFSDSVRSACGFASAASGPFYCPGDRKVYLDMSFFDELAQKFDAAGDFAQAYVLAHEVGHHVQNLIGVLPKFNQMRQRMNEAEANQMSIRVELQADCFAGIWGKYTEQKGLLERGDLEEALNAATQIGDDTLQKRMQGYVVPESFNHGTSEQRMKWFQRGFNSGKMSDCDTFSGSV
- a CDS encoding twin-arginine translocation signal domain-containing protein, which translates into the protein MCPSDNRCKRNRGRTVSSRRSFLRGLGSGTSAAWSGLTSHPFPGPMARVEE
- a CDS encoding zinc-dependent alcohol dehydrogenase family protein — translated: MKAVRLESIGKIFLRQIEVPEPGPDDLLVKVEACGVCGTDRHLLHGEFPSSPPVTLGHEFCGIVVEAGSAVRGIAPGARVTGDPNISCGRCAQCRAGRVNLCRNLRAIGIHRDGGFAEYVIVPQKQAFEIPLSLDPVHGAFCEPLACCLHGIDMAGIRAGSTVVILGGGVIGLLTVQLARLAGATTVVLSTRQASKRRLAEEVGATATIDPAATDIIEAIAGPSGLVPGGADVVIECAGVAETVRQSTRLAKAGGTVVVLGVLPQDEKVEIEPFDLLFRELRVLGSFINPFTHRRAADLVASGAIEIDKLISRRVSLDEAPGIIANPPAAGEVKVLVIPSIE